A window of Geothrix edaphica genomic DNA:
ATCAGCGAAGGCCCCAGGTCCCGCGAGGAAGCGGCCCTGCTGGCCCGGGAACCCGCCTACGGCAACCTGGCCGAGCTGGGCCTGGGTGTGCTGGCGGCCTTCGGCGTGAAGCCCATCGGCGAGATCCTCCTGGACGAGAAGCTGGGCCTCCACCTCGCCTTCGGCCGCAGCGACCACTTCGGCGGCCAGGTGGGCCCCGCCCAGTTCTCCAGCCACGATGCCGTCATCCACATCGACCGCGTCTACGTCCCCGAGACCCAGCCGGACGTGAAGGTGGTGAGCGTGGACCTTCAGATGGGGGATGGCACCACCGTGCCGCTCATGCGGGATGGAGCGTATTCGGTGGGATTCTGATCCCGGCAGCGGTTGATCTGGGCCTTCCGCCTCAGCCCCGGCCCTCGGTCGGAGGCGCTTCGGCACAGCGGCGGCAGAGGCAGACCACGTTCCGGAGCTCGTCCGGGATCAGGGCCAGCGAGGCCGGGTTGAAGATGACGGTGGTGCACCAGCAGGGCACATCCGTGCGGCCGCAAGCGGAAGGCACGCACCCGTTCGGCCCACCGCAGAGGGGGCAGGTCTGCCGTTGGGCATCCGTCAGGTGCTGGTAGTCGAGGGGCATGGGTGGCGGCGTCACGGGCGGATGGTGGCGATGGTGGCCTGCATGAGCGCGACGACCTTCGGGGTGCCCCCGGTCCCGGAGAAGGCCTGGACCTCGCCCGTGCAGACCGTGAGGGAGCGACCCGCGTTCTGGACTCGCCCGATGGCCAGGAAGCGGTCGCCGAGGGCGGGCCGCAGCAGGTTGATCTTGAACTCGGCGGTGACCACATCGCAGCCCGGCGATGCCTTCGTCAGCGCCGCGTACCCGCAGGCGCTGTCGAGGATGCTGGTGATCGCCCCCGCATGGAGGTAGCCATGCTGCTGGGACAGCCGCTCGGAGAAGGGCAGCGCGATGTGCACCTCGCCCTCCGACACCAGGGCCAACTCCGCCCCGAGGGTCGTCATCAGGCCCTGGGCCTGGAAGCTGGTGGTGATGCGGTCCTGGAGATTCGTCATCGGCATGGGATCGGTCGTGAAGGCAGTGCAGGCGGCTGTGAATGGGGCAAAGGGTCAGGCACCGTGATGGGGCCTGTCCTGCAATCAGGTTGGGCCTACTGGCGCAAGATCTTGTCCATGGGTCTGCCCTTGGCGAGTTCGTCAATGAGCTTGTCGAGGTATCTGATCTTCTGGGTGATGGGGTCCTGGATGTCCTCGACGCGAATGCCACAAACCACACCCTTGATTTGAGAGCTGTTGGGGTGGATCGCCGGGGCCTGGTCAAAGAAACGTTGGAAGTCAATGATGACCGCGGTGTGGTGGTTGAGCTGCGCGCGGCTGTAGCCCGTCAGCCAGCAGATGATGGTGTCCACCTCCTCCTTCGTCCGATTCTTGCGTTCGGCCTTCTGCACGTACAGCGGATAGACCGTCGTGAATAGTAGCTTGGAGATTTCGCGTGTGGACATGGTGACGTCTCTTGACTTGATCGTTTCAGGGATGCCTAACGAAAGAAACTAACCGGTCACGCCTGCGCCGAGGCAACGAGCGGAGTCGAGGAAGCGGGTAACTGAGAGAGAGCGGGAGGCAAGGTAGGCGGGGTCCGAGTTGAGCGGAGGGTTGGGCGGCACATTGATTACGTGTTATGCGTGCACCCTGGATAGTTGCGATCCAGCCAATCGTGGATTTCGTTCCAATGCGCAGATTCGAAACAGACGCCTATGGTTCCGTTGGGACGAACATCGCGAATCACTTTGGTCGGCCCCTGTATTAGAACCTCGGCCATTTGTTCGCCATCAAGGATTACTTGGCTTCGAGGAGGGCCTGACCAGGAGGTAGATTCTCGGTTGGGTTCCATAGAAAATCCTTTAGGGTAGTTAATCGCCGGATGCGATTTGGCCATCATCAATGGCTTTGATTAGTGCTTTCACCAAGCGACCGGCCTCGGGAGGAGAGGTGTGATTCCCAAGCCCGCCCGTAGGCCGATATCTCCAAACCACTTTCCCGCTTGGGAGGTGAAGGCGGACCAGTCCTTCGGGGTATTGGCTTCCACTGGGATCTGCCGGGGTCTGCCGGACAATGATTCCTGCGAGGGTTGCATCTGGCTTTTCAGTGGCTGCGACAATTTGAAACCCATTGGCGATTAATTCTTCTTCTACGAGAAGACGAAACCAAGCGCCGTAGTCTTCATTGCCGAAGCTTCCAAGAAATACCCTTTGAATTGGACGTTTTACCTCCTGCCCTATTGCCACCGTTGCCGCCGATGACAGGTTTGCCAGCAGGTAGAGTGCGAGGAGTGTGCTCTTGAACATGTGACCTCCATTCAGGGACTGACGATGTTCGAGAACTGCGGTCTAGTGAATGAAGCTAACTTACCCCGCCTGCACCGAGGTGCTGAGCGGAGCCGAGGAATCGAGAAGCTGAGAGAGAGCGGAAGGCAATGCAGGCGGGGTCCGAGTTGAGCGGAGGGTTAGGGAGCCGATTGGAGGATCTTTGCGATTTGCGTGACGATTTCAGAACCTTCTCTTGCGATTTTTTGAGCTGTATGGACTGGTTTACCTTGGATTTCAGTGATTTCAAATGCCTCATCATGAACCATGTCATTTCTGGCATCGCGGAAGTGTTGAGCCAGAGTCAGAAGGCTCGGATCGGTGATTCCAAGAGCTATCAATCTGTCTTTGTAGGGTACCTTTTTTCTATCGAGCTTTTTGTACTCGGCCTTCCCTAATCGTTCACCGCCGACAATAAACAGCAGTGCATCAAGGTACATTCCGTAAAAGGCAATGGCTACAAGACTTTGCTTGAAAGACCGTCGTTCTGGATCGTATTTGATTACAAATCCAGGTTGCCCATCTTCTCTGGGAGTGCGCGCACCAATCTCAAGTCTCTCAGACTCGGCGAATGCCTCTTCTGCGATGGCGAGATATGTAGGAAGGTTTGTGATCATCAGGTTCTGGGTGCTTCCAAACTACGTTTAGACGCCGATGAACGAAGGGGACAGTAATGGGACCACTCTCCCACCACCGTCCCTCCTCGTCCATCAGCAGCCTGCCTGGCATTTCTTGGTGTCTTTGTGGTGAATCTTATTGCAGTGCGAACGACTCACCGCTTCGGATAAGCCGGAATCGCCGGAAGCGCAGGCGTGGGGTTCTCGCCCAGCTGCTTCAGCAGTGTCTCGATGCCCACTTCGAGCTGGCGGTCGTGGCCCTGCATGAGGCTGGCGGGATCGTTCTCGACGGTTAGGTCGGGGTCGGCGCCGTGGTTCTCCACCCACCACTTCCCTTCCCGGCCGTAGAAGCCGTTGTTGCTCTGCTCGACGCGGCCGCCATCCAGGGTGAACTGGGTGTTGATGATGCCCACCAGGCCGCCCCAGCTGGGCACGCCCACGATGGGGCCCAGCTTGCGGGCCTTCACGTGCTCGAGGAAGGCCTCGCCGTCGCTGCCGTTCTGCTCGTTGGTGAGGAAGACGTAGCGGCCGTCGCTGGCGGTGCCGGGGTAGCGGAAGGCGCCCATGCCGCGCAGCACGTTGAAGCCCACCTGCTTGCGCTCCAGCTTGTCGATCATGAAGAACTCGGTCCAGCCGCCGCCGTTGCCGCGCACATCGATGACGATGCCCTTCTTGTAGCGGAAGGCGCGCCAGTACTTGTCGAACTGGCCAATGTTCTGGTCGCCCATGGCCGTGAGGTGCATGTAGCCCAGCTGGCCGTTGGAGGCCTTGTCCACGGCGGCGATGTTGTCAGCCACCCAGCGCTCGTAGCGCAGGGTCCAGTCATTGGGGACGGGTTCCACTTCGATGGTGCGGGCCCCGTCCAGGGTGGGCTTCGCATTCACGGTGAGCGTCACCTTCTGGCCCTTGATGACCTGGAGGCGGGCGCCGATGGCCTCCGGAGCCTTCACGGGCTTGCCGTCGATGGCCAGGAGGTAGTCGCCCTCCTTCACCTTGGGGGCGGGATCGGCCAGCGGGGCCTTGAGGTCGCGGGCATAGGCCGTGGGACCGTAGACCCTGGCGAAGCGGTAGAGGCCATGCTCGGCGCTGAGGTCGGCACCCAGGGCACCCGTGAACACCGGGCTGGGCGCGGGCCGGCCGGGGCCGAAGTCGCCGCCGGAGACGTAGGTGTGGCTGGCGCTGAGCTCGCCCACCATCTGGCTCAGCAGCCAGTTCAGCTCCTGGCGGGAGTTCAGCTCCGGCAGCCAGGCGCGGAACTTGGCGCCGATGGCGTTCCAGTCGTTGCCGTTCATGTTGGTGTCGTAGAAGAAGTCCCGGTACCAGCGCCAGGTGTCTTCGAAGATCTGCTTCCACTCCGCCCTGGGATCGGCGGTCATCGTCATGCGGTCGAGGTCGAGCTTCTCGGGCAGCGCCTTGGACGTGAACACGGCCGCGGCCTCGCCCACGTGGAAGTTCGGCCCCTTGCGGAGCAGCAGGCGTCTGCCCTCGGCGTCGAAGGTCCAGTCGCTGATGGCGTCGGTCAGCACCACCTCCTTGTCCTTCTTGGCGGCGGCGTCATAGAGGTGCAGCTTCCACTTGTCGGCGCCGCGGGGGGCGTAGAACTCCTCCACCACGTTGTCGTCCCAGCCCTCGACCTCATCCCAGCCCACGAGGCCGCGGCCGGCCTTGAGGTGGAACAGGTTGCCGGGCTTCACGGGCAGGGGCGCGACGCGGTCGGACAGGCCCGCCACATCGATGCGGAAGGCGGAGGCGGACGAGAGCGATGACGTGGCGGAGGCCTTGTCCTCGCCCGCCTTCAGCTTCACCGCCATGACCTGGACCGGCGCGGACTGGATGTGGTTGTCCTGGCTGGGGTCGAGCTTCGTGTGGAAGTTGCTGTAGCTCAGGAAGTAGAGGGTGCTGCCGTCCTGGTCGAAGGTGGGGTTCACGCAGTCGTAGAACCCGTCCGTGAGGGCCACCTTCTGCTTCGTGGCGAGGTTGAAGAGGACGATGCGGCCGTTGCGGCTGGGCTCCACCACCGAGTAGGCCACCCACTGGGAATCCGGCGCCCAGGCGTAGTCGCTCACCTCCCAGGTGAACTGGTCGTTCTTCAGGTCATGGAACTCGTCGATCTTGGTGAGCTTCTTCGTGGCCACGTCCATGACGTAGATGGCGAAGCTCTTGTCGCCGAAGAGGACCTTTGTGCCGTCGGGGCTCCACTCCAGGTGGTAGAGGGCCGTCTTCAGGCCCGTGGGGATGCGCTCCGCCGCGCCGCCGTCCGCGGGCTGCACGTAGAGGTCGTAGTCGCCGCTGGCATCGCTGAAGTAGGCCACCCGCTTGCCGTCCGGCGACAAGCGCGGCATGCGCTCGCGCACGCCCGGCGTCTGCGTGAGGTTCTTCGCGGGCTTGGTGGCGTCCGTGGGCAGGAGGAAGACCTCGCCCCGGGCCTCGAAGACCGCCGTCTGGCCCGTCAGGCTCATGGAGAGGATCCAGTCCTTGGGGTTCACGGGACGCGGCGCCACCTTCCAGCCATCGCTGGCGGTGGTGACGGGCACGGGATGGACCGCCTTCGTGGCCAGGTCCAGGGCCTGCAGGTGGCCGCCCTGCACGAAGACCACCGTGCGGCCATCCGTGCTGGGCTGCTGCACGTCGAAGTCCTTGAGGTCCGTGAGCTGTGCCACGGCCTTGGTGGCCGGATCCACGGCATACAGGTTCGTGATGCCGTTGGTGCCGCGATCGGAGACGAACAGCACCTGGTTGCCAGCCCACATGGGATGCCCGTTCTTGCCCGGGTAGTCCGTGAGCTTCTCGAAGCGCTGCGTCTTCAGATCGCCCAGCCAGAGGTCCGGGGCCTGGCCGCCCTTGTAGCGCTTCCAGTAGTATTCGGCGTCGCCCCTGGTGCTGAACAGGAAGCGCTGGCCATCGGCGTTGAAGGCGCCCTCGGTGACCTTCTTCAGCGGCAGGGCCTGGGGCTCGTGACCTTCGAGGTCCACGGTGTAGAGGCGGGAGATGGGGCGCACGTCGTATTCGTAGGCCGCCCGGTACACCACCTGCTTGCCGTCCGGAGTCCAGCCGAGGACCTGCCCCGCTCCGCGCCAGGTGAGGCGCTTCGGTGCGCCGCCCTCCGCGGGAATCACGTAGACCTCAGCGGCCCCGTCGTACTGGCCCCGGAAGGCGATCCACTTGCCGTCGGGGCTGAACCGGGCCGTGGTCTCCAGGCCGGGGTGGGTCGTCAGCCGCCGGGCCGCGCCGCCCTTGAGGGAGCCGAGCCAGAGGTCGTCCTCCCAGGTGAACACCACGCGGTCGCCGTTCACATCCGGCGAGCTGACGAAGCGGGGGGCGCGGTCCTGGGCCACGAGGGCACAGGCCACGAGAAGCACGGCGGAAGCACGGAAGCGCGGCATCAAAGACTCCGGTGAGGGGTGGACCACTATACATCGTTTAACGATGAAAGTGGGTCCAATCCTGGCCAGTACCCCGAAACGCCTTGTGGCGCCTGGCGTCTGGTGCTAGGTTGAGGTTCCAACAGGCTTCCCATGTCCCACGCCGGTTCCGCCAGCATTTCCGCCGCCATCGCGATTATCTGGTCGCGCGAGGGGGCATAGGCCGGATCCGATCCACGATTCCAAGCCCCCCGCACCGCAAGGTCGGGGGGTTCTTCATAAGAGGTCATAACAAAACCCGACGGAGCCGCGATGAACCCAGGCAGGATGCACCGCAAGGAAGGGCCCGCAGGGCGATGCGGCACATCGTTCAAGGGCCCTGACGCCGCGGAGCGCCTGCCTGGGTTCATCCCTCCGGGCGAGGGGCGGCGGGCGTCGCGATGCAGCGTCACGCTCGTCGCGCGTAGTACCCGCTACGCGTCGACTCGCGTTTCTCGCCTCGCTCGCCCGGCGCACCTCGCGCGGTCCCGTGGGGTTTTGTTATGACCTCTTTGCCCGGAGCACCCATGAGCCCAGACACGGTCCAGCCTCCCCAGGATCTCCTCGAGCGCATCCTCACGGCCCTCGTCTACGACGTGGCCATCGAGTCGCCCCTGGAGGCGGCGCCGCGCCTGTCCAGCCGCGTGGGCTGCCCCGTGTGGCTGAAGCGCGAGGACCTCCAGCCGGTGTTCTCCTTCAAGCTCCGGGGCGCGTACAACAAGATCGCCCAGCTCGCCCCGGCGGAGCGGTCTCAGGGCGTCATCGCCGCCTCGGCGGGCAACCACGCGCAGGGCGTGGCCCTGGCGGCCCGCAAGCTGGGCTGCGACGCGGTGATCGTCATGCCCGTGACCACCCCCCGCATCAAGGTGGACGCCGTGCGCCGACTGGGAGCGCGGGTGGTCCTCCACGGGGACTCCTTCGACGAGGCCTACGCCCACTCCCAGGCCCTCATGGCCGCGGAGGGCAAGGTCTACATCCATCCCTACGACGACCCCGACGTGATCGCGGGCCAGGGCACCATCGGCCTGGAGCTGCTGCGCCAGATGCCCCGGGGCCTGCGGGCCGTG
This region includes:
- a CDS encoding PaaI family thioesterase translates to MTNLQDRITTSFQAQGLMTTLGAELALVSEGEVHIALPFSERLSQQHGYLHAGAITSILDSACGYAALTKASPGCDVVTAEFKINLLRPALGDRFLAIGRVQNAGRSLTVCTGEVQAFSGTGGTPKVVALMQATIATIRP
- a CDS encoding S41 family peptidase; protein product: MPRFRASAVLLVACALVAQDRAPRFVSSPDVNGDRVVFTWEDDLWLGSLKGGAARRLTTHPGLETTARFSPDGKWIAFRGQYDGAAEVYVIPAEGGAPKRLTWRGAGQVLGWTPDGKQVVYRAAYEYDVRPISRLYTVDLEGHEPQALPLKKVTEGAFNADGQRFLFSTRGDAEYYWKRYKGGQAPDLWLGDLKTQRFEKLTDYPGKNGHPMWAGNQVLFVSDRGTNGITNLYAVDPATKAVAQLTDLKDFDVQQPSTDGRTVVFVQGGHLQALDLATKAVHPVPVTTASDGWKVAPRPVNPKDWILSMSLTGQTAVFEARGEVFLLPTDATKPAKNLTQTPGVRERMPRLSPDGKRVAYFSDASGDYDLYVQPADGGAAERIPTGLKTALYHLEWSPDGTKVLFGDKSFAIYVMDVATKKLTKIDEFHDLKNDQFTWEVSDYAWAPDSQWVAYSVVEPSRNGRIVLFNLATKQKVALTDGFYDCVNPTFDQDGSTLYFLSYSNFHTKLDPSQDNHIQSAPVQVMAVKLKAGEDKASATSSLSSASAFRIDVAGLSDRVAPLPVKPGNLFHLKAGRGLVGWDEVEGWDDNVVEEFYAPRGADKWKLHLYDAAAKKDKEVVLTDAISDWTFDAEGRRLLLRKGPNFHVGEAAAVFTSKALPEKLDLDRMTMTADPRAEWKQIFEDTWRWYRDFFYDTNMNGNDWNAIGAKFRAWLPELNSRQELNWLLSQMVGELSASHTYVSGGDFGPGRPAPSPVFTGALGADLSAEHGLYRFARVYGPTAYARDLKAPLADPAPKVKEGDYLLAIDGKPVKAPEAIGARLQVIKGQKVTLTVNAKPTLDGARTIEVEPVPNDWTLRYERWVADNIAAVDKASNGQLGYMHLTAMGDQNIGQFDKYWRAFRYKKGIVIDVRGNGGGWTEFFMIDKLERKQVGFNVLRGMGAFRYPGTASDGRYVFLTNEQNGSDGEAFLEHVKARKLGPIVGVPSWGGLVGIINTQFTLDGGRVEQSNNGFYGREGKWWVENHGADPDLTVENDPASLMQGHDRQLEVGIETLLKQLGENPTPALPAIPAYPKR
- a CDS encoding DUF2200 domain-containing protein; amino-acid sequence: MSTREISKLLFTTVYPLYVQKAERKNRTKEEVDTIICWLTGYSRAQLNHHTAVIIDFQRFFDQAPAIHPNSSQIKGVVCGIRVEDIQDPITQKIRYLDKLIDELAKGRPMDKILRQ
- a CDS encoding cysteine-rich CWC family protein; the protein is MPLDYQHLTDAQRQTCPLCGGPNGCVPSACGRTDVPCWCTTVIFNPASLALIPDELRNVVCLCRRCAEAPPTEGRG